A section of the Polyangium spumosum genome encodes:
- a CDS encoding ATP-binding protein, whose protein sequence is MTKREGSMRLCVLLVDDDVVDRMAIVRALGKADPAIEVHEATSANAALEKLRRGLFDCVISDLDMPGRDGAWLLAAIRQEEIDVPFVVLTGQGDEQTAVALMKAGAADYLVKGADAGSRLGHIVRHVVRVSRAEREARLAHERLALSLSATGLGIWDWDPRTNELRCDARCKELFGLPAEAPLGFEQARAAIHPDDLAPWIATFTAALEPGAGGGRYELEHRLVGLVDGQERWVRVSGRVVFQEGKAVRVVGALLDVTARRREVELARRRLEFEQQLMGIVSHDLRNPIAAMVTGAVILRRALPEGSPLTKTAARVASSGERATRLIRDLLDFTQARTGTGIPVARRESDIHATCKQVVDEIVLAHAGRQIVHHAEGEGQGIWDPDRISQVVDNLTRNAVTYSPPGSVVTIWSRDLGERVRVEVHNEGTPIPAEVLPTLFEPYKRGDHKHDPDRSIGLGLFIVKEIVSAHGGEVTVRSTACEGTTFVVDLPKG, encoded by the coding sequence GTGACCAAACGCGAGGGGTCGATGCGGCTTTGCGTCCTCCTGGTGGACGACGACGTCGTCGACCGCATGGCGATCGTGCGCGCGCTCGGCAAGGCCGACCCGGCGATCGAGGTGCACGAGGCCACGTCGGCGAACGCGGCGCTGGAGAAGCTCCGCCGCGGCCTCTTCGACTGCGTGATCTCGGACCTCGACATGCCGGGGCGCGACGGCGCCTGGTTGCTCGCGGCGATCCGGCAGGAGGAGATCGACGTCCCATTCGTGGTGCTCACGGGCCAGGGTGACGAGCAGACGGCCGTCGCGCTGATGAAGGCGGGCGCCGCCGATTATCTGGTGAAGGGCGCGGACGCGGGCAGCCGGCTCGGGCACATCGTGCGGCACGTGGTGCGCGTGTCTCGGGCCGAGCGAGAGGCGCGGCTCGCGCACGAGCGGCTCGCGCTCTCGCTCTCGGCGACGGGCCTCGGCATCTGGGACTGGGATCCGCGCACGAACGAGCTGCGCTGCGACGCGCGCTGCAAGGAGCTCTTTGGCCTGCCGGCGGAGGCGCCGCTCGGCTTCGAGCAGGCGCGCGCCGCGATCCACCCGGACGACCTCGCGCCCTGGATCGCGACGTTCACGGCGGCGCTCGAGCCGGGCGCCGGAGGGGGCCGCTACGAGCTCGAGCATCGCCTCGTGGGCCTCGTCGACGGGCAGGAGCGCTGGGTGCGCGTCTCGGGCCGGGTCGTCTTCCAGGAAGGGAAGGCAGTCCGCGTGGTGGGGGCGCTGCTCGACGTGACGGCGCGGCGGCGGGAGGTGGAGCTCGCGCGGCGGCGGCTGGAGTTCGAGCAGCAGCTCATGGGCATCGTGAGCCACGACCTGCGCAACCCGATCGCGGCCATGGTGACGGGGGCGGTGATCCTGCGGCGAGCCTTGCCGGAGGGATCACCGCTGACGAAGACAGCGGCGCGGGTGGCGTCGAGCGGGGAGCGGGCGACGCGGCTGATCCGGGACCTGCTCGATTTCACGCAAGCGCGGACGGGGACGGGGATCCCGGTGGCGCGGCGCGAGTCGGACATCCACGCGACGTGCAAGCAGGTGGTGGACGAGATCGTGCTGGCGCACGCGGGCCGGCAGATCGTGCACCATGCGGAGGGCGAGGGGCAGGGAATCTGGGACCCGGACCGAATCTCGCAAGTGGTGGACAACCTGACGCGCAACGCGGTGACCTACAGCCCGCCCGGGAGCGTGGTGACGATCTGGAGCCGGGACCTCGGCGAGCGAGTGCGGGTGGAGGTGCACAACGAGGGGACGCCGATCCCCGCGGAGGTGTTACCGACGCTGTTCGAGCCCTACAAGCGGGGCGACCACAAGCACGACCCGGATCGGAGCATCGGGCTCGGGCTGTTCATCGTGAAGGAAATCGTGAGCGCACACGGCGGCGAGGTGACGGTGCGCTCGACGGCGTGCGAGGGGACGACGTTCGTCGTGGATTTGCCGAAGGGCTGA
- a CDS encoding succinate dehydrogenase — translation MSAETLDASRGARKTFVASRLGSLLAVAPLGVWTVNHVWDNLSAFQGAEAWQTSVTHHPHPVAHAATLVVVLLPLVFHTIWGIGRLTSMRPNNEKYGYFANFRFLLQRASAVGVLFFLGAHIWLAMLRPRLLLGHAETFADISREMHHHMPTLVVYLLGTLGVAYHLANGIGTFAMGWGLAASRKSLRTIERLSYVFFVVLLAMSWAAIYALWRAGA, via the coding sequence ATGTCGGCCGAGACCCTCGATGCTTCTCGTGGCGCGCGCAAGACCTTCGTCGCCTCGCGCCTCGGATCGCTGCTCGCCGTGGCGCCGCTCGGCGTCTGGACCGTGAACCACGTCTGGGACAACCTCTCGGCCTTCCAGGGCGCCGAGGCGTGGCAGACGTCCGTCACCCATCACCCGCACCCCGTCGCGCATGCGGCCACGCTCGTCGTCGTGCTCCTGCCCCTCGTGTTCCACACGATCTGGGGCATCGGCCGGCTCACGAGCATGCGCCCGAACAACGAGAAGTACGGCTACTTCGCCAACTTCCGCTTCCTCCTCCAGCGCGCGAGCGCCGTCGGCGTGCTCTTTTTCCTCGGCGCGCACATCTGGCTCGCGATGCTCCGCCCGCGGCTCCTGCTCGGCCATGCCGAGACCTTCGCGGACATCTCGCGCGAGATGCACCACCACATGCCCACGCTCGTGGTCTACCTGCTCGGCACCCTCGGCGTCGCCTACCACCTCGCCAATGGCATCGGCACCTTCGCCATGGGCTGGGGCCTCGCCGCGAGCCGCAAGTCGCTCCGCACCATCGAGCGCCTCTCCTACGTCTTCTTCGTCGTCCTGCTCGCCATGTCCTGGGCCGCGATTTACGCCCTCTGGCGCGCGGGCGCCTGA
- the dinB gene encoding DNA polymerase IV yields the protein MSRVVVHVDMDAFYASVEQRDDPALRGRPVIVGGHPRRGVVLAASYEVRPFGVRSAMPMARALALAPGAVVVPPRFAAYVEASEQIHAIFESVTPLVEPLSLDEAFLDVTASRALFGTGEAIAAHVRARIADEVHLPASAGVASSKLVAKIASDLAKPNGQRVVAPEDTTRFLAPLPVARLWGVGPKTEEILRAHGLHTVGDVAARDPASLGVLLGKLGPHIHALATGHGDDRPVIPDREQKSLGAEDTFEQDLQGIGALAPHVHAQALRVGRRLRRAGLVARAVVLKVKLSDHTLVTRRATLDEPTDDGALLHRAALALLDGLPLSRRVRLTGVTAHDLSRGGGQLGLFDQGAQRSKRLNQVLDRIADRFGAAAVVPADVARLGHGNTDDEARRKVGAARFDEPPGHRKR from the coding sequence ATGAGCCGGGTCGTCGTCCACGTCGACATGGATGCGTTTTACGCCTCCGTCGAGCAACGCGACGACCCTGCCCTCCGCGGCCGCCCCGTCATCGTCGGCGGCCATCCGCGCCGCGGCGTCGTCCTCGCTGCTTCCTACGAGGTCCGCCCCTTCGGCGTCCGCAGCGCCATGCCCATGGCTCGCGCCCTCGCCCTCGCGCCGGGCGCCGTCGTCGTCCCTCCTCGCTTCGCCGCGTACGTCGAGGCGAGCGAGCAGATCCACGCCATCTTCGAGTCCGTCACCCCCCTCGTCGAGCCCCTCTCGCTCGACGAGGCCTTCCTCGACGTCACCGCCTCCCGCGCCCTCTTCGGCACGGGCGAGGCCATCGCCGCGCACGTACGCGCGCGTATCGCCGACGAGGTCCACCTCCCGGCCTCGGCGGGCGTCGCCTCCTCGAAGCTCGTCGCCAAGATCGCCTCCGACCTCGCCAAGCCGAACGGCCAGCGTGTCGTCGCGCCCGAGGACACCACCCGCTTCCTCGCGCCGCTGCCCGTCGCGCGCCTCTGGGGGGTCGGCCCGAAGACCGAGGAGATTCTGCGCGCGCACGGCTTGCACACCGTCGGCGACGTCGCTGCGCGGGATCCTGCTTCGCTCGGCGTCTTGCTCGGCAAGCTCGGCCCGCACATCCATGCCCTCGCCACGGGCCATGGGGACGACCGCCCCGTCATCCCTGATCGCGAGCAGAAATCGCTCGGGGCCGAGGACACCTTCGAGCAAGACCTCCAGGGCATCGGCGCCCTCGCCCCGCACGTGCACGCGCAGGCCTTGCGTGTGGGCCGCCGCTTGCGCCGCGCCGGCCTCGTCGCGCGTGCGGTCGTCCTCAAGGTCAAGCTCTCCGACCACACCCTCGTCACCCGCCGCGCCACGCTCGACGAGCCCACCGACGACGGAGCGCTCCTCCACCGCGCGGCCCTCGCGCTCCTCGACGGCCTGCCCCTGTCGCGGCGTGTCCGCCTCACGGGCGTCACGGCCCACGACCTCAGCCGCGGCGGCGGCCAGCTCGGCCTCTTCGACCAGGGGGCGCAACGCTCGAAGCGCCTCAACCAGGTCCTCGACCGCATCGCCGACCGCTTCGGCGCTGCGGCCGTCGTCCCTGCCGACGTCGCGCGTCTCGGGCATGGCAACACGGACGACGAGGCGCGCAGAAAAGTCGGCGCGGCCCGATTCGACGAGCCTCCTGGCCACCGCAAGCGCTAG
- a CDS encoding ATP-binding protein, protein MAIAAAASELDISPAELEECAREPIHVPGSVQPHGALITVREDDLRIAQASENTQALVGVDARALVGRPLRALLDPASWGPLERALGRPSLRKESPLPMRFAGLALTATMHRSEGLVVIELEAPGPPEEERIAGALELVLERLGGARSVLDLLGIVTSELKALTGYDRVMIYRFHEDGHGEVVVEEREAEMEPYLGLHYPASDIPPQARRLYKKNPIRCIRDVEARDAQIVPEENPRTGRPLDLSDAWLRSVSPVHVQYLRNMGARASMSISIVREGELFGLVACHHRVPRLLGPATRGMCVVLGRMVSLQVEVLAQHEATEQKLRASRRAQRYVEQVTQGLGAAGKRAPATGDAERGLLGQVEALSGFVEATGVAVVDEQNVATAGVTPAREQVLGIVAWLREVMAEPIYATDALGEELPEARALAPVASGLLVTSFSPGARTLLMWFRPEVERTVTWGGDPRKPLTRDPMTMRLAPRRSFEVWRQTVKGRAEPWKPWEIEAASALRAAVAAIVLGQAAELARLASDLRAALRTRDDFLTVASHELRTPIATLRLTLDGLERAVSRAEGGLRPAEALPRIEMAQRQVERTASLVDQLLDVSKLSSGKLALSFSEMDLGGLVRRVAERHLLPAAAAGCTMEVHAEPGVVGQWDEGRLDQVVTNLLTNAIKYGAGKPVTIEVTAGRGEAEIVVKDRGIGIPVEAQARIFERFERAVPTSHYGGFGLGLWIVKQFVEQMGGRVSVDSTEGRGATFTVRLPLVRRVRHEEEGQGVAGA, encoded by the coding sequence GTGGCCATCGCGGCAGCAGCATCCGAGCTCGACATCTCGCCCGCAGAGCTCGAGGAGTGCGCGCGGGAGCCGATCCACGTCCCGGGCAGCGTGCAGCCGCACGGCGCGCTGATCACCGTGCGCGAGGACGATCTGCGGATCGCGCAGGCGAGCGAGAACACCCAGGCCCTCGTCGGCGTGGACGCGCGCGCGCTCGTCGGCAGGCCCCTGCGGGCGCTCCTGGATCCAGCGTCGTGGGGCCCCCTCGAGCGCGCCCTCGGGCGCCCCTCGCTCCGCAAGGAGAGCCCGCTGCCGATGCGCTTCGCGGGGCTCGCGTTGACGGCGACGATGCACCGATCGGAGGGGCTCGTGGTGATCGAGCTGGAGGCGCCAGGTCCGCCCGAGGAGGAGCGGATCGCAGGCGCGCTCGAGCTCGTGCTCGAGCGGCTCGGAGGAGCACGATCGGTGCTGGATCTGCTCGGAATCGTGACGTCCGAGCTCAAGGCGCTGACGGGCTACGACCGGGTGATGATCTACCGGTTCCACGAGGACGGGCACGGCGAGGTCGTGGTCGAGGAGCGCGAGGCGGAGATGGAGCCGTACCTCGGGCTGCACTACCCGGCCTCGGACATCCCGCCGCAGGCGCGCCGGCTGTACAAGAAGAACCCGATCCGGTGCATCCGGGACGTGGAGGCGCGCGACGCGCAGATCGTGCCGGAAGAGAACCCGCGGACCGGCCGCCCGCTCGACCTGAGCGACGCATGGCTGCGCAGCGTCTCGCCGGTGCACGTGCAATACCTCCGCAACATGGGGGCACGCGCGTCGATGTCGATCTCGATCGTGCGCGAGGGCGAGCTGTTCGGCCTCGTCGCATGCCACCACCGCGTGCCGCGGCTGCTCGGGCCGGCGACACGCGGGATGTGCGTGGTGCTCGGGCGCATGGTGTCGCTCCAGGTCGAGGTGCTCGCGCAACACGAGGCGACGGAGCAGAAGCTCCGCGCGAGCCGGCGCGCGCAGCGCTACGTGGAGCAAGTGACGCAGGGGCTCGGCGCGGCAGGAAAACGCGCGCCGGCGACGGGCGACGCGGAGAGGGGCCTGCTCGGGCAGGTGGAGGCGCTCTCGGGGTTCGTGGAGGCGACGGGCGTGGCCGTGGTGGACGAGCAGAACGTGGCGACGGCCGGAGTGACGCCGGCGCGGGAGCAGGTGCTCGGGATCGTGGCGTGGCTGCGCGAGGTGATGGCGGAGCCGATCTACGCGACGGACGCGCTGGGGGAGGAGCTGCCCGAGGCGCGCGCGCTCGCGCCCGTGGCGAGCGGGCTGCTCGTGACGTCGTTCAGCCCAGGGGCGCGGACGCTGCTCATGTGGTTCCGGCCGGAGGTGGAGCGGACGGTCACGTGGGGCGGCGATCCACGCAAGCCGCTCACGCGGGATCCGATGACGATGCGGCTCGCGCCGCGGCGGTCGTTCGAGGTGTGGCGACAGACGGTGAAGGGGCGCGCGGAGCCCTGGAAGCCGTGGGAAATCGAGGCGGCGAGCGCGCTACGCGCGGCCGTGGCGGCGATCGTGCTGGGGCAAGCGGCGGAGCTCGCGCGGCTGGCGTCGGATCTGCGGGCGGCGCTGCGGACGCGGGACGATTTCCTCACGGTGGCGTCGCACGAGCTGCGCACGCCGATCGCGACGCTGCGGCTGACGCTCGACGGGCTCGAGCGCGCGGTGTCGCGCGCGGAGGGGGGGCTGCGGCCGGCGGAGGCGCTGCCGCGGATCGAGATGGCGCAGCGGCAGGTGGAGCGGACGGCGTCGCTCGTGGATCAGCTCCTCGACGTGTCGAAGCTGTCGTCGGGCAAGCTCGCGCTTTCGTTCTCGGAGATGGATCTCGGGGGGCTCGTGCGTCGGGTGGCGGAGCGGCACTTGCTGCCGGCGGCGGCGGCGGGGTGCACGATGGAGGTGCACGCGGAGCCGGGGGTCGTGGGGCAATGGGACGAGGGGCGGCTCGATCAGGTGGTGACGAACCTGCTCACGAACGCGATCAAGTACGGCGCGGGGAAGCCGGTGACGATCGAGGTGACGGCGGGGCGAGGGGAGGCGGAGATCGTGGTGAAGGATCGGGGCATCGGCATCCCGGTCGAGGCGCAGGCGCGGATCTTCGAGCGATTCGAGCGAGCGGTGCCGACGAGCCATTACGGAGGGTTCGGGCTGGGGCTCTGGATCGTGAAGCAGTTCGTGGAGCAAATGGGCGGTCGCGTGTCGGTGGACTCGACGGAGGGTCGAGGCGCGACGTTCACGGTGCGGCTGCCGCTCGTGAGGAGGGTGAGACACGAGGAGGAGGGCCAGGGCGTTGCTGGAGCCTAA
- a CDS encoding response regulator — protein sequence MLEPNRCVLVVDDDEDLRQAVSSVLSEEGYQVLEAANGAEALSRLHSGPIPDVILLDLMMPVMNGAQFRIAQTSDPSLAEVPVVVMTAAGARAEEPIEAIRPTRVLHKPVGLMPLLDTVEEVASRRRNGGTK from the coding sequence TTGCTGGAGCCTAACCGCTGCGTGCTGGTGGTGGACGACGACGAGGACCTTCGCCAGGCGGTGTCGTCGGTCCTCTCGGAGGAGGGGTATCAGGTGCTGGAGGCGGCGAACGGGGCCGAGGCGCTCTCGCGGCTGCACAGCGGGCCGATCCCGGACGTGATCCTGCTCGATCTGATGATGCCGGTGATGAACGGGGCGCAATTCCGGATCGCGCAGACGTCGGATCCGTCGCTCGCAGAGGTGCCCGTCGTGGTGATGACGGCGGCCGGGGCGAGGGCCGAGGAGCCCATCGAGGCGATCCGGCCGACGCGCGTGTTGCACAAGCCGGTCGGGCTCATGCCGCTGCTCGATACGGTGGAAGAGGTGGCGTCAAGAAGGCGAAACGGCGGGACGAAGTAG
- a CDS encoding cytochrome P450 — protein MAPGALPLVGHSLAYRGDPLSFLLSLAARGPLVGMRLGPIDAYLLREPDDIERVLVTEHRRFWKDRMTRGLGRVLGDGLLTSEGDIWLRHRRLLAPAFHRERIAAYGNDMALAAERFALSLQPREVRDLHRDMMRLTLNIVAKALFDSDVDDRAADVARAINFVTDRFGDGLITLYPWVERLPLPDHRRLRDAIATLDDVLLGIVRERRARPRGGSDLLSMLLAAEDDAGRGLSDREMRDELMTLFLAGHETTALALSFAFVLLGRNPDIEARLCAEIDAVLGQDLPTTDTLARLPYARAVVLETLRLYPPAYAIGREAIEDLTLCGYRIPRGTQLWMAQYVNHRDARYFPEPERFLPDRWLGGLERALPRFAYYPFGGGPRICIGNQFSLLEATIVLATILRRFRVRLLDSSPLALDPLITLRPRGPIVVAYEPAPPPERELLRPAVSPS, from the coding sequence ATGGCCCCGGGCGCCCTCCCGCTCGTCGGCCACTCCCTCGCCTATCGCGGCGATCCTCTCTCCTTCCTCCTCTCCCTGGCCGCGCGCGGGCCCCTCGTCGGCATGCGCCTCGGCCCCATCGACGCCTACCTCCTCCGCGAGCCCGACGACATCGAACGTGTCCTCGTCACCGAACACCGCCGCTTCTGGAAAGACCGCATGACCCGCGGCCTCGGCCGTGTCCTCGGCGACGGCCTCCTCACCTCGGAGGGCGACATCTGGCTCCGCCACCGCCGCCTCCTCGCCCCCGCTTTCCACCGGGAGCGCATCGCCGCCTACGGCAACGACATGGCCCTCGCGGCCGAGCGTTTTGCCCTCTCCCTCCAGCCTCGCGAGGTCCGCGACCTTCACCGCGACATGATGCGCCTCACCCTCAACATCGTCGCCAAGGCCCTCTTCGACAGCGACGTCGACGACCGCGCCGCCGACGTCGCGCGGGCCATCAACTTCGTCACCGATCGCTTCGGGGACGGCTTGATCACCCTCTACCCCTGGGTCGAGCGCCTCCCCTTGCCCGACCATCGCCGCCTCCGCGACGCCATTGCCACCCTCGACGACGTCCTGCTCGGCATCGTCCGTGAGCGGCGGGCGCGTCCTCGTGGTGGCTCCGATCTCCTCTCCATGCTCCTCGCGGCCGAGGATGACGCTGGCCGTGGCCTCTCCGATCGCGAGATGCGCGACGAGCTCATGACCCTCTTCCTCGCTGGCCACGAGACCACCGCCCTCGCCCTCTCCTTTGCGTTTGTCCTCCTCGGCCGCAATCCCGATATCGAGGCGCGCCTCTGCGCTGAAATCGACGCCGTCCTCGGGCAGGACCTCCCCACCACCGACACCCTCGCGCGCCTCCCTTATGCCCGCGCCGTCGTCCTCGAGACCTTGCGCCTCTACCCGCCGGCGTATGCCATTGGCCGCGAGGCCATCGAGGACCTCACGCTTTGTGGTTATCGTATCCCCCGGGGCACCCAGCTCTGGATGGCCCAGTACGTCAATCACCGCGACGCCCGGTATTTCCCCGAGCCCGAGCGCTTCCTCCCCGATCGCTGGCTCGGCGGCCTCGAGCGCGCGCTCCCTCGTTTTGCGTATTATCCCTTCGGCGGCGGGCCACGCATCTGCATTGGCAACCAGTTCTCCCTCCTCGAAGCCACCATCGTCCTCGCCACGATCCTCCGCCGCTTCCGCGTCCGCCTCCTCGATAGCTCCCCCCTCGCCCTCGATCCCCTGATCACCCTCCGCCCGAGGGGCCCCATCGTCGTCGCGTACGAGCCTGCTCCCCCGCCCGAACGCGAGCTACTTCGTCCCGCCGTTTCGCCTTCTTGA
- a CDS encoding universal stress protein, which produces MPLIRKILVPMDPSACSIAALEYASSFADELGASVDVLHVHEQGDVGVGSTVPLAPEAQRQAEQQMEEAISRARSRLGDRLGRSTQTGDPLKTIVHAAADGEHDLIIMGTHGRVGRLHMLVGSVAEGVMWNAPCPVLTVRVSEGEESLAERLRGGVSPADLVRERRQGA; this is translated from the coding sequence ATGCCGCTCATCCGCAAGATTCTCGTTCCGATGGATCCTTCGGCCTGCTCGATCGCCGCGCTCGAATACGCGAGTTCGTTCGCGGACGAGCTCGGGGCCAGCGTCGATGTGCTGCACGTGCACGAGCAGGGCGACGTCGGCGTGGGCTCCACGGTGCCGCTCGCCCCCGAAGCGCAGCGGCAGGCCGAGCAGCAGATGGAGGAAGCCATCTCGAGGGCCCGGAGCCGCCTGGGGGACCGGCTCGGCCGCAGCACGCAGACCGGCGACCCGCTGAAGACGATCGTCCATGCGGCGGCGGACGGCGAGCACGACCTGATCATCATGGGGACACACGGCCGCGTCGGGCGGCTGCACATGCTCGTCGGCAGCGTCGCCGAGGGGGTCATGTGGAACGCCCCCTGCCCCGTGCTCACCGTGCGGGTCTCCGAGGGGGAGGAGTCGCTCGCCGAGCGGCTCCGCGGGGGCGTATCGCCCGCGGACCTGGTCCGAGAGCGGCGACAGGGCGCCTGA
- a CDS encoding LA_2272 family surface repeat-containing protein → MTPRPDPTASARRTLAATAALALGSLAPAAASAADPEPAPVAIPAPAPAPIPDPEYPPPVVVPDDPPPPSPSSVPYRPVNFGFMYPIATNVGAPDIFTHLDIALVLGRIGYLGGLQIGPVGWVGYDMRGAQIGLAHVVDGRAEGLEIDGIFSIARGDFTGAQVAGLMGWTSGRMTGLALAGMASHASGDVDGVLAGGLVSVARGRVRGLQIAGGTNIGRVDGLQIGVVNVSAEVRGVQIGIVNVARRIEGVQIGVLNVTDKLEGESLGLVPIPRRGGVHPLVWGSNSIFANVGVKFASAYAYSILGIGLHNRPTPEGRRQAAFTAGLTLGARVPIAEGFAVAGDLGANRLFAEGVPLTTHDELYKARVLLSFEIAKRLVPFVGGGVAMAVQGADSLRFTVLPEGTAGIEL, encoded by the coding sequence ATGACGCCGCGTCCCGACCCCACCGCCTCCGCAAGACGTACGCTCGCCGCGACCGCCGCGCTCGCCCTCGGCTCGCTCGCCCCCGCGGCGGCGAGCGCAGCCGACCCCGAACCCGCTCCCGTCGCCATTCCCGCGCCCGCCCCCGCGCCCATTCCTGATCCGGAGTACCCGCCTCCCGTCGTCGTCCCCGACGATCCACCTCCGCCGTCGCCCTCCTCCGTCCCGTACCGCCCCGTCAATTTCGGGTTCATGTATCCGATCGCGACCAACGTCGGCGCGCCGGACATCTTCACCCACCTCGACATCGCGCTCGTGCTCGGCCGGATCGGCTATCTCGGCGGCTTGCAGATCGGGCCCGTGGGCTGGGTCGGTTACGATATGCGGGGCGCGCAGATCGGGCTCGCCCACGTCGTCGATGGGCGGGCCGAGGGGCTCGAGATCGACGGGATCTTCTCGATCGCGCGCGGCGATTTCACGGGCGCGCAGGTCGCCGGGCTCATGGGGTGGACGAGCGGGCGGATGACGGGGCTCGCGCTCGCAGGGATGGCGAGCCACGCGAGCGGGGACGTGGACGGCGTCCTCGCCGGAGGCCTCGTCTCCGTCGCGCGAGGCAGGGTCCGCGGGCTTCAAATCGCGGGCGGGACGAACATCGGGCGCGTCGACGGGCTGCAGATCGGGGTCGTGAACGTCTCCGCGGAGGTGCGCGGCGTGCAGATCGGGATCGTCAACGTGGCGCGGCGTATCGAGGGCGTGCAGATCGGGGTCCTCAACGTCACGGACAAGCTGGAAGGCGAATCCCTCGGCCTCGTGCCCATCCCGCGGCGGGGCGGGGTTCACCCGCTCGTCTGGGGATCGAATTCCATCTTCGCGAACGTGGGCGTGAAATTCGCCAGCGCGTACGCGTATTCGATCCTCGGGATCGGCCTGCACAATCGTCCGACCCCGGAAGGCCGGCGGCAAGCGGCGTTCACCGCGGGGCTCACGCTGGGCGCGCGCGTGCCGATCGCCGAGGGGTTCGCGGTGGCCGGGGATCTCGGCGCGAACCGGCTCTTCGCGGAGGGGGTGCCGCTCACCACGCACGACGAGCTTTACAAGGCGCGCGTGCTGCTCTCGTTCGAGATCGCCAAACGGCTCGTGCCGTTCGTCGGGGGCGGCGTGGCGATGGCCGTGCAGGGGGCGGATTCGCTGCGGTTCACGGTCTTGCCGGAGGGGACGGCGGGGATCGAGCTCTGA
- a CDS encoding right-handed parallel beta-helix repeat-containing protein, with amino-acid sequence MKCNRDVLVVSCAVGVGAAAGLVPAQAHSSGAIFVQPGQSIQAAIDQASPGDTILIMPGVYQVCADSTNGLVIDKSGISLVGLSTPTERVVVEKCDTQRNGIVVVPSEHKDCMGCHESMAPPFALKPGIDDITGCAEPALHDVEIRGITVRNFENNGLFTECVDGFRIVDVHAEGNPNYGIFPTLSRNGLIARSFATGAVDSGIWVETSENVRVTHNLVEGNTLGLEVSNSDDVELTYNVVRNNSIGIAAFLLPEIYDIRPGAKRIDVRHNLVYDNNKPNTVPENHPLRPFPSGQGILYIGVDASEISGNLVVGNDFTGIVLADFDVVAPGEPSCGDVCGAFQEDQDARDNHVFSNLATGNGLHPGSPGENPFFFVASDLALLSPSPTTTNCFEKNVFDTFFWLPFGPTAPPDCD; translated from the coding sequence ATGAAATGCAATCGCGACGTGCTCGTCGTGTCGTGTGCCGTAGGGGTCGGAGCTGCCGCGGGCCTCGTCCCTGCGCAGGCCCATTCGTCCGGCGCGATCTTCGTCCAGCCGGGTCAGTCGATCCAGGCCGCCATCGATCAGGCGTCCCCTGGAGACACGATCCTGATCATGCCAGGCGTGTACCAGGTGTGCGCCGATTCGACCAACGGCCTCGTCATCGACAAGAGCGGCATCTCGCTCGTCGGGCTGAGCACGCCCACCGAGCGCGTCGTCGTCGAGAAATGCGACACGCAGCGCAACGGTATCGTCGTCGTGCCCAGCGAACACAAGGACTGCATGGGCTGCCACGAGAGCATGGCGCCGCCGTTCGCGCTGAAGCCCGGCATCGACGACATCACGGGCTGCGCCGAGCCCGCCCTGCACGACGTCGAGATCCGCGGCATCACCGTCCGCAATTTCGAGAACAACGGGCTGTTCACGGAGTGCGTCGACGGCTTCCGTATCGTCGACGTCCACGCGGAGGGCAACCCGAACTACGGGATCTTCCCGACGCTCTCGCGCAACGGGCTCATCGCGCGGAGCTTCGCCACGGGCGCCGTCGACAGCGGCATCTGGGTCGAGACGTCGGAGAACGTGCGGGTCACGCACAACCTGGTCGAAGGCAACACCCTCGGCCTCGAGGTGTCGAACAGCGACGATGTCGAGCTGACCTACAACGTGGTCAGGAACAACTCCATCGGAATCGCGGCCTTCCTCTTGCCGGAGATTTACGATATCCGGCCAGGCGCCAAGCGGATCGACGTCCGCCACAACCTCGTCTACGACAACAACAAGCCGAACACGGTCCCGGAGAATCATCCGCTCAGGCCGTTCCCGTCCGGGCAGGGCATTCTTTACATCGGCGTGGACGCGTCGGAGATCTCCGGCAACCTCGTCGTCGGCAACGATTTCACGGGCATCGTCCTCGCGGACTTCGATGTGGTGGCCCCCGGCGAACCGAGCTGCGGGGACGTGTGCGGCGCGTTCCAGGAGGACCAGGACGCCCGGGACAACCACGTGTTCAGCAACCTGGCGACGGGAAATGGCCTGCATCCAGGCTCGCCGGGGGAGAACCCGTTCTTCTTCGTCGCGAGCGACCTGGCGCTGCTCAGCCCGTCGCCGACGACCACCAACTGCTTCGAGAAGAACGTGTTCGACACGTTCTTCTGGCTGCCCTTCGGGCCGACCGCTCCGCCCGATTGCGACTGA